GCGACAAAATTGGAAAACGATGGCCTTTCTCTCCACAATTCCAACAAGATACCTCTCCGCGATCTGGTCGTGGTGATGCCTTGATGTCAGCTACTCGTCCTTGGGTGATTACTCTGCGACGACTTGGATCTTGATAGGCGAGGTCCGGTTCAAGCGTTACCTCACTTCGTTGAGATCTGTTTCTCGTCATGCTTAACCGTCCAGCTTCAGCTCGACGTCCCATGGATCGGCAAGTTGATCTAGAGTTTGGATGCTAAATAAAGCCAATCTATCCTGCAACTGCGGATGGAGGTTGTAGTAGATCTGGGCCAGACGAGTACTCTCGGGAACGGGGACAGCAAGTCTGCCATACAGGCCTTCCACAGCCGCGATGTAGAGGTCCAAGGGTTCGTTGTCTCCTTGTAACTCTATTGAATATCTCCTGATGAAGCCGTAGATCGTAATCAGCAGGTTTGAAAGACTTCTCGCAGTTCCTTCGTTAGTTGATGCCATGACCGGATCCTGTTAGCGGCTGCACGATACCATACAAGCGCGGGGCCAGCAAAGAGATCGACAGCCGAGTCATAAAGTTCTTGGTGAGTTACTCCTCGGGCTCGACGAAGTTCCTCGACCCTTTCCAAGAAGGCTGCGATGCTAGGACCAGAGTTGTCGAATTTCAGGCCCCACTTATACACAGGTACATATCTGGGGCGTGAGCCTTCTCTTTTGTCTTCTAAATATCGCAGATCGTCTTGGCGGGGCCAGTCTTGAACAACTCTTCCCATCGAAGAATGATTTTCCTGCTTCTTCCGGTCTTCTTGAAGCCTCCACTCTTCTTTTTGCCATCTACTCTCTTGCTGTTgtctctcttcttgtagtcttctttcttcttgtttccacTTCTCTTCCTGTTTTCTTCGTTCCTCTTGAAGCTTCATCTCTTCCTGGCGAATCCAGTTATCTTGCTGTCTTTTCAAATGTTGTAGCTGCATCCCGTCTTGAcgttctctttctcttccaagtcTTCCTTCCTCTTCATGTGTTCTTTCCTCTTCTGGTGAAACGATTGAGCCAGAAAAATGCCTAGAACTTTCGTGGGGACAAAGAGAGGATCCGTCCGCTTATCTGAATCTGGCTGGGGTTGTggattgccagctgatagagtCTTGTTGTCAGGAGAATCCACCTTAGCCGCAGACTTAGAGTCCTTGAAAAGAGTCCAACAATCCCTTGCATTTACCCACTAAGCACTGCTTGGTCTGCTCCTGATCATCATCCGCCGTCGCACCCACTGGTATCCTATCAGCTCGAAGGTATAAATGCCATAGGCGTGCAACAATACGATGATACTCATTATCGTTATAATTCCCCTCATAGTCACTCACAAGTGCTGATAAATCCTGGTACTTTGCCTCACACTCCTCTAGTTCTGTATCCGTATCCAAAGAATTAACTACAGTCTCCTCTATTGGCGTATTCGACGCTAAACTCTGAGAAAGTCGTTTTCTCAAATCTCCGGCTGTACCTCCACAGGGAAGATTCCTAATCTTCAGCTCATAGATAACTTCTGTTTTACGCAGGTGATAGGCACTCATATTTAGAtaagatacaaaattcaaaagtggaacagaaatactcataagtttcccaactcaaaaatataaacacccttaaaaggtcacaaaaccaacatgagcgtataaaattaaaatttcgaaagaGTACGCTCaataagtgtcacaacaacaataaaatagagatatgttgtccaaataaactacaacaatgaccaaaaacacagaattcaaagcaaaatgtcagaattattccataactgaaaaggagaaataagtttgtttgataattaggtttttgtactttgttttgtttaaggaaatgtgaataactacttattccaAGCAACACTAATGCAAACCGAATCATATCAGCAGCAACAGTTCAAGTTCatagaaatagttaatatttacaaaaacacaagtatgaaggacaaataaaaaaaatgtacagttataactattacttcaGATTACTCCAAATTAATCCAGGCCCCACGTTGGCAGTGCCAttttgcaacgttctcccctaggggaattgtgcaaatgtccggtatcactcagtggagaaagggggtggtccttgacagcgcgccgtaagggtaaagggtaacctacgattagtacttcttcttctttaaggttgctcggtgagggaaagggcgccaccttgttgtaggacaggtaacaggcagggctccaacaaggaacagtacccctgctccaaggaaagtaccaatcaggctccctactaccatacactaaagctattttttgtcaaccaggcctttggactacacagatagttgtattgaaatattctgaatataaggttaaatatagacccctaatacttatgcgaggttatctaaatccagttactagggacctgaacaaaaagaaaacaaaacactcaaatgtttgcaattaaactaattatttatgtgcaggaattgtatgacattatcacaagtaatccagccttacagtaagtaaatgctttagacagaaaaataatcaacaacaaatatagcgaagatacaatgttaccacttattagagagaattacaaatggctaaatgaactctatttatggtagggagcgctccacttcctcaaaacaacattcaacatacataaataaatacaataaacacatgcaataaatggccctagacatgtaaataatagacgacacaagtaaatatactaaagatacactataatgcactaaggtgtgcagttaacgtctggagggtagcgttgaaccaaattttaagggctccttccacaatacaaaggctcctggtccagaattagacatcagtccgcgtccgactcactaatccataagagcactctgtgaaataatccaagtctgtactcaccaactgggagtcacaacacaaaaggcctactacgtccggtccagaccgtggcgcggaagagcgcggcgcggcggagagcggatccgcggtgcggtagtggtaggtgtaagggcggcacggctaggagcagatcccagtgtcagggtagtgcaagctggagtacccactagcggctcggcaataagtccaccaggctccgggcgcagtccagaagtgtacccataccaaatcccaaaagccctgattaatatgttcaaccaacagagaacatcagataacaacagttctcagtagcaattgaaatggacatttacatacaaatgaaatacaacaatgaaacatttaaaaatataaacacattaggtttttgttagtttgaagcaaaagaaaatattatgctagaatgtatattcagctgattaagcaacaattactctaggggataatgaatctacctgtatttatgcaatttctggctataaaatcatgagaattgtaagcttgactgttcatatcaaaggctaataaacactgtcgaaaataataaacagttaaagtaccctacatgtacacagtatgatttaacataataggcagtataataacaaaattgaatttataaatttaatatgatatcaaagactaattattaatagcttgaggtaataatttaccttgacttttattacaaataaacattgatacattaagaagaaacgttgaaactattgtatcgtactaacatgaaactgtgacacatcaaattaggactgtacacggtctgttacaaaatatatgtcaatcatggttgtattttatgcaacttgtatgtatttatataattaaatacttactttactataaaagagattaattttcttcgattaaaacatttaaaacattgcagttataacagttcaagttgtgacattaattctcaacatatgtactatttataagtttacctctttctcttagaaatgttgccaacatagttagcgtaattggttttgagaaacaaatactttaaacaaattattaggtaagattattaactattaaaagtaaatgccacgttttagctttacacgttcaattcaaaccctaacagtttttccaaaggctcagttgagtgattctataatcttgagtagtgttttaaactttaaaattagtatattgaattcacgtaagagtgacgagaactaaggaaaatatatggtagtagttcaccttggccaatttattagtcggctcccgaaaatccagcgaagctgaagggctcgtagacacacacagcaccgacgcaatccagtcactcgcaagcttcctcactaatcaatccaccagctgtttgttatcagttcacctgccgcagcgtgtcgtccggtcgtgcggtgaacagtccaccggagataaaaggttactcaatgggctattcttttatgcagaacaggcaagagtgacgtacgggcattggtataattggtacaatgtcggcgcgctacgacattgatgaattgaaatttatataatgtagagtgatcagttctacattatttataccataactcaccataaactgcacacgtcacaaatGTGTCCAATCCGCTCACGCTCAACAAAATCGCCGCACTTCTGTTTGACGAACTGTATATAATcttgtgaggtgtttcggtgaaatcgctttttatatcgtctgccctgatagttgcagtcgtgctgggttctattccagggttgtgatatcgacttatagctatttctatcttacccgcgccctcaccgtacgctggtagagatcgatatgatacacaaggttaaacgtgagtgaacagaaaatctcagactcgttcagagcgaattcagttattcgcactcctcaatagaacgatatcatcacagttttctgttctatgtctcgcgatttcacgtaaataaatgtcgattagagctgtcaatgctccgttctaaaatgtgacgtttagaaataaaatcctattgtaacgacgactatttgacaattatttgtgcgtgagaaaaacagattttttaatgtcggtggtccgcgagatctttattccacagccgttggctcgaaccggtctcagtatcgtctgctcgtttcttcttccttcagtgtgttgttgtgctgtgttaagctgaggttatgtttttgactttatagtatcaaaataaaatattaaatatattaaaccaaacagATTCCTtcaacaagactaacgttaacgtataagtttataagttaagctggaagcaaaatgtctaagggaagtcttgtgttatatctctctcctgtgaagcagctaaatcccttcaagcaaatatatttaggttatttaatacaagtatccttgtccagcaataatacaggtatttcgtgtgtactattttcctctttaagcccttagtatcaaatatgctaatattaacaagcattaaaagtttgttatagcctacaacctaacattcactttgaaacatactcttcgaagtaggaagtaaagcttatccgatttacagggcaccaaacaaatattatttagaaaccgggctgagaattcagaggtttattaagccaatgaataatatatctgtaaacaaggctgttagctagatagcctaaattaagttcccagcctattctggcgttgatcaataacttttgagcttaggctattaggcctacacgacttaaagtaagcaaaatatattatcatgagctatagaaaggtttatatatgctatatctagtagattgaccaagtacatacacctaacttatcttatgcaccaaactattaacttttaagaataggataacaaacctatacagcttataggatgcaaaatatgcgtttgcaaactaggacaggtagtgaaaggtaatagaacctatatttaatagatactctactgtcactagacgagatagcctataagctggtcttaacctatcctacgcaccgaattatcaattttaggaataggatcacaaacctacgcggcttataggatgcaaaatacgcgtttgcaaactaggataggtagtgaagggtagtgtaacctataatgaatagatacgctactggcgctaaccgcaataacctataagctgctgttaacctatcctacgcactgaattattaattttaggaataggataacaagcctacgcggcttataggatgcaaaatacacgtttgcaaactaggacaggtagtgaaaggtaatagaacctatatttgatagatacaatactgtcaccaaacgagataacctataagctgctgttaacctatcctacgcaccgaattattaattttaggaataggataacaagcctacgcggcttataggatgcaaaatacacgtttgcaaactaggacaggtagtgaaaggtaatagaacctatatttgatagatacactactgtcaccaaacgggataacctataagctgctgttaacctatcctacgcaccgaattattaattttaggaataggataacaagcctacgcggcttataggatgcaaaatacacgtttgcaaactaggactggtagtgaaaggtaatagaacctatatttgatagatacactactgtcaccaaacgggataacctataagctgctgttaacctatcctacgcaccgaattactaattttaggaataggataacaagcctacgcggcttataggatgcaaaatacacgtttgcaaactaggacaggtagtgaaacgtaatagaacctatatttgatagatacactactgtcaccaaacgagataacctataagctgctgttaacctatcctacgcaccgaattattaattttaggaataggataacaagcctacgcggcttataggatgcaaaatacacgtttgcaaactaggacaggtagtgaaaggtaatagaacctatatttgatagatacactactgtcaccaaacgagataacctataagctgctgttaacctatcctacgcaccgaattattaattttaggaataggataacaagcctacgcggcttataggatgcaaaatacacgtttgcaaactaggacaggtagtgaaaggtaatagaacctatatttgatagatacactactgtcaccaaacgagataacctataagctgctgttaacctatcctacgcaccgaattattaattttaggaataggataacaagcctacgcggcttataggatgcaaaatacacgtttgcaaactaggacaggtagtgaaaggtaatagaacctatatttgatagatacactactgtcaccaaacgggataacctataagctgctgttaacctatcctacgcaccgaattattaattttaggaataggataacaagcctacgcggcttataggatgcaaaatacacgttttgcaaactaggacaggtagtgaaaggtaatagaacctatatttgatagatacactactgtcaccaaacggagataacctataagctgctgttaacctatcctacgcaccgaattattaattttaggaataggataacaagcctacgcggcttataggatgcaaaatacacgtttgcaaactaggacaggtagtgaaaggtaatagaacctatatttgatagatacactactgtcaccaaacgagataacctataagctgctgttaacctatcctacgcaccgaattattaattttaggaataggataacaagcctacgcggcttataggatgcaaaatacacgtttgcaaactaggacaggtagtgaaaggtaatagaacctatatttgatagatacactactgtcaccaaacgggataacctataagctgctgttaacctatcctacgcaccgaattactaattttaggaataggataacaagcctacgcggcttataggatgcaaaatacacgtttgcaaactaggacaggtagtgaaacgtaatagaacctatatttgatagatacactactgtcaccaaacgagataacctataagctgctgttaacctatcctacgcaccgaattattaattttaggaataggataacaagcctacgcggcttataggatgcaaaatacacgtttgcaaactaggacaggtagtgaaaggtaatagaacctatatttgatagatacactactgtcaccaaacgggataacctataagctgctgttaacctatcctacgcaccgaattactaattttaggaataggataacaagcctacgcggctttataggatgcaaaatacacgtttgcaaactaggacaggtagtgaaaggtaatagaacctatatttgatagatacactactgtcaccaaacgagataacctataagctgctgttaacctatcctacgcaccgaattattaattttaggaataggataacaagcctacgcggcttataggatgcaaaatacacgtttgcaaactaggacaggtagtgaaaggtaatagaacctatatttgatagatacactactgtcaccaaacgggataacctataagctgctgttaacctatcctacgcaccgaattattaattttaggaataggataacaagcctacgcggcttataggatgcaaaatacacgtttgcaaactaggacaggtagtgaaaggtaatagaacctatatttgatagatacactactgtcaccaaacgagataacctataagctgctgttaacctatcctacgcaccgaattattaattttaggaataggataacaagcctacgcggcttataggatgcaaaatacacgtttgcaaactaggacaggtagtgaaaggtaatagaacctatatttgatagatacactactgtcaccaaacgggataacctataagctgctgttaacctatcctacgcaccgaattattaattttaggaataggataacaagcctacgcggcttataggatgcaaaatacacgtttgcaaactaggacaggtagtgaaagtaatagaacctatatttgatagatacactactgtcaccaaacgggataacctataagctgctgttaacctatcctacgcaccgaattattaattttaggaataggataacaagcctacgcggcttataggatgcaaaatacacgtttgcaaactaggacaggtagtgaaaggtaatagaaacctatatttgatagatacactactgtcaccaaacgagataacctataagctgctgttaacctatcctacgcaccgaattattaattttaggaataggataacaagtacgcggcttataggatgcaaaatacacgtttgcaaactaggacaggtagtgaaaggtaatagaacctatatttgatagatacactactgtcaccaaacgagataacctataagctgctgttaacctatcctacgcaccgaaattttaggaataggatctaggatgcaaaatacgcgtttgcaaactaggacgaAAGGtaaatagaacctatatttgatagatacctactgtcactaaacgagataacctataagctggtcttaacctatcctacgcaccgaattatcaattttaggaataggattacaaacctacgcggcttataggatgcaaaatacccgtttgcaacctaggataggtagtgaaaggtaatggaatctataattaatagatacactactgtcagtaaacgaaataacctatactacgcaccgaattattaatttttcaaagattccgtagaattcaaggttaacgaatcagcactagtttttatatattcaacattcaatattcgtactgtttttaaattcccttaatgattacaattcggggtgactcaccaaaagacgatatatgccgactgcgtattctctcgtacagggctctcgtattcctcgactcgacttcagacttcataaaccgacgtccgcaagcgaaaactcttctcctcgaattggcttcactccacgacgttagcaagcaaaaactctctgtcccttgtcggatcggctgtataagtaggccgccagccggtcatgcgcagagacgcgttttcgtcagtcgtcgccagacgctgcagcggtcacatcggagctccggctaactgcactgccccgagtagagaggttccctaacctcaaatcgactccttctaatggaatgacgacgacgactatcgacgaaaaaaataaatcgacacacctacttgtcaaaataaacgttttctcatttaagaaaaaaaaacggggtataaaattgaacccttacaccccccacttacttcgtggagaaaataaaaactaaaaaaaaagactctgaagtcggattaacaaatcaaaataaacttacttttcgcaaaaactaaacataaaagaaataaggcAAACTAAAAGTGTACACTTCGTTCTCGAATTACTAAATTCCCCTACGCCCCGtaggagaaaacaaaataaaaattcttcttaaactgccctctctttccattattttttctttgggaaGACTGGAAGGCCCAATTTCCGGACATTTATCCTCTTCCACTCGTTCGTCCCCGGTATCTGGACCTTCATGGTACGGCGTTTTCCACGGGTCCTCTTTGGTTTGGTGCCGTGAGGACGCTCTGGAGGGTCGCCCATCCTTTCCTGCGTTGCCGTCTCCTCTGGCTGGGATTTCACCGACGGGGCTACTCGAAGGAATTCCTCTTCCTCGGGGTCCGGGATCACTTCAATCGAGCTGCCCATGCTCCACCCGGGCGACAAAGAGAGGACGTCACCCTCGTCCATAGGTGACAGTCTGGCCAGCTCTAGTAGTGTGGGTTTGGGAGACCTACACTTGTCAACCTCCATGTGTCCCGAGGACGTTCCCGCGGCACCTTCCGGTGGGTTTATCACGTCCACCTCCTCCTGCAGGACACCGATCTCTTCTGGTGTTTCGTCCTCGGCCGGAAGTATAAGTGACTACTTCGTTGGGTCAGTTAGCTGGTCTAACTCTTTGGCCAGATCTTCGAAGGACCAGTCCGGTTCCTCCCCCGGAAACAATTCCGGCTGGCTGCTCTTGTTCTCGGTCACCGAATCCTCCCGAAGTTCTTTCGCCATCTGCCGCCTGAACTCTCGGCCATCTACTCGCAATTCCTTAGCCTCCCGTCCCCCGCAGATGGCTCCAGCGATAGCGCAGAGGAAAACCCCGCAGTCCACAAGGTTGTCCTGTGAAGGACAACTCCGCTCACCGTAGAGGCACCAACTCCGGGCCTCGGTCTTGGCCCTCATCTCCTCCTTCTTCAGGTATTCGCGCAGAAGATCCATCGCCGGCTTGTGGTTTCTTCCTTTTAGGGAGTCGTATGCGCTGATGGTTTCCTTCCGTGGCTCTACTACGAGAAGCCACCAGTGGCCGACGTCCGCCAACTCCTCATGTACGGGGACGAGGATTTTCCCATAATCCCACAAGTCCTGGTCGCGATGGTGACCCCGCGCTCGCTCGTGGCCGGATCTCTTCAGCACCGTGAAGAAGTAGGAGTCCAGTGCGAGGACATTTGGCAGGTTATGATCCATAGCATTCCGTCTCTCCAGAAGCCGCAGATACGCCGAAATTACCCCGCCGTTTAGCAGCTGTCCAGGAAAGAGCCGCTCTGAATCGCATGGCAGCAAACGGACCTGTTTCCTTACGACTCGTGCCATCTTCCTTATCTGTCAAACTGTGGAACAAAAACCCAGACACACAAGCCAAGCTCTAGACTACCGTGCAAAGCCACAAGGTAACCACTCAAGCacacaaaaactacaaatgcaaaTAGCAGGGGATAGTGCAGTTAGCGTGCAACCTGCAACCCAAAGCAAGAGTTCAACACATGCAGGAATCACAAAACTAAACTAGACATCCTTATCTATAACGTGCGAAGTTACAGCCTACTACTTACCCAGTAGGAGCTGCAACATCCGGCTTATTCAGCCAGATAGACGTGTTCCCTTAGTCGACatacttttttaagtctttgacgtgagctcgtagcacattcttttttcgaccacagaggctatagatgtttgatccgaacctttctacaattttataaggcccgtcgtattttgccgctagcttcgaggcgaaagagtcaatcgccgacgagagatggtgttgtttcagccacaccaactccccaacccggaaattttcctctctccgccttaggttgtaatattttgcttgagatcgactcgctctttctaaattcgaatggcattgcttgtacagtttcgcgaaagcttctaatcttttccggttcgtatctgtcacatgagacTCGGAGTCATTTTGCCCGTTCTGTACCTTTAGGGGGCCATGGATTGCATTCGGTAACCGCAATtcccgtccaaaatttaataaagctggagtaaatcccgtagaatcatgtacggcggtgttcatggcgtacctgaattcgttcaagtgtatgtcccaaagccgttgatcttctttgacgtactgtgcgatcatcgtctttaggactcgattcgcccgctccaccggattctcttgaggcgtgtagggtactgtcagttgatgttcgattccccatctctccagtaaattacgccaTAGCTTGGCCGTAAACTGCGATCCATTATCAGTGATGGTGACCTCTGGTGCGCCCGTATcgaaaaagcaccaaattttgaaaCGCATTCACCACATTCGTCGCGGTCACTGATTTTAACGAACACAGTTCTACCCATTTCGTGAAGATATCCTGTACGACTAGGATAAACCTCGcacctcttcgtgaacgtggcaagggtcctattatatcggctgtgaccttataccatggaccagttggtctccgaaagtacatctttcctgctggtttccgttgttcaaccttgtgcgcctgacaagactgacatcttctaacataattcttcacatctgtgagcaatcccggccaataatacctctcttggactcgctttgccgtttttcttattccgagatggccggccgtttcgcgatcgtgattttcattcaacacagcttctcgcttgtcttttggcacacacagtttccaatttagagagtcgtcgaacctattcgcccttcctcggggcttatacttcataaggtttcctccggcaatccttaaatttcggcacgtgtcgggcttggaggtaactctagcgaacatcttgtggtaccaatctcgctttaagtccgattccttttccaaaacttctgcgctagagcgtaactgagcgctgtttgcaccttctacggggtagcgagacagagcatctgccactctgtttagtgtacccttccggtaatgaatctcaaaatcgttctgctgaagttctagcacccaccgagctagtcgtcccgtcggctgctgaatattcatcagccatttgagagcctgatgatcggtaacggcgataaatttgtacccctccagatatggcc
The sequence above is drawn from the Homalodisca vitripennis isolate AUS2020 unplaced genomic scaffold, UT_GWSS_2.1 ScUCBcl_7861;HRSCAF=15715, whole genome shotgun sequence genome and encodes:
- the LOC124374309 gene encoding sentrin-specific protease 1-like, translated to MARVVRKQVRLLPCDSERLFPGQLLNGGVISAYLRLLERRNAMDHNLPNVLALDSYFFTVLKRSGHERARGHHRDQDLWDYGKILVPVHEELADVGHWWLLVVEPRKETISAYDSLKGRNHKPAMDLLREYLKKEEMRAKTEARSWCLYGERSCPSQDNLVDCGVFLCAIAGAICGGREAKELRVDGREFRRQMAKELREDSVTENKSSQPELFPGEEPDWSFEDLAKELDQLTDPTK